From the Martelella mediterranea DSM 17316 genome, one window contains:
- a CDS encoding MaoC family dehydratase, which produces MVLEISLGDVKGLIGQEVGLSRWFTVDQSMIDTFADATLDHQFIHTDPERARNETPFGGTIAHGFLTLSLLSAMNYDCAPRIREQTMGINFGFDKVRFMAPVKSGAKVRGRFVLKDARFRGAELLAINYAVTVEIEGERKPALSAEWITLVQFAAADRPETV; this is translated from the coding sequence ATGGTTCTCGAAATTTCTCTGGGTGACGTCAAGGGACTGATCGGACAGGAAGTCGGCCTGTCGCGCTGGTTCACGGTCGACCAGTCGATGATCGACACCTTCGCCGATGCCACGCTCGACCACCAGTTCATCCATACCGATCCCGAACGCGCCCGCAATGAGACCCCCTTCGGCGGCACGATCGCGCACGGTTTTCTCACGCTGTCGCTGCTTTCTGCCATGAATTACGATTGCGCGCCGCGCATCCGCGAACAGACCATGGGCATCAATTTCGGCTTCGACAAGGTGCGCTTCATGGCCCCGGTGAAAAGCGGCGCCAAGGTTCGCGGCCGGTTCGTGCTCAAGGACGCCCGTTTCAGGGGCGCGGAACTCTTGGCGATCAACTACGCTGTCACCGTCGAGATCGAGGGCGAACGCAAGCCGGCGCTGTCGGCCGAATGGATCACGCTGGTGCAATTCGCCGCCGCGGATCGGCCGGAAACGGTGTGA
- a CDS encoding sarcosine oxidase subunit gamma, with the protein MAEQFTAERDLPLAGAYGGSGLARLVVARPATRLSLRAGADAIPGLNGMLELDLPVKPLTSSGGEGRYAFWLGPDEWLVIDEYEDDLAGRLGPAAGPYSAVDVSHRNIAIMVDGPGAAATLNAACPLDLRLERFPVGKVARTVLGKAEIVLFRKEEQTFRVECWRSFAPYVFGLLDQGAKDAAY; encoded by the coding sequence ATGGCTGAGCAATTCACAGCGGAACGCGACCTGCCGCTTGCCGGCGCCTATGGCGGCTCGGGCCTTGCCCGGCTGGTGGTGGCGCGCCCGGCAACACGGCTGTCGCTGCGGGCAGGTGCAGACGCGATCCCCGGCCTCAACGGCATGCTGGAACTCGACCTGCCGGTGAAGCCGCTGACTTCTTCGGGTGGCGAAGGCCGCTACGCCTTCTGGCTCGGGCCCGACGAGTGGCTGGTGATCGATGAATATGAGGATGACCTCGCCGGCCGCCTCGGCCCGGCGGCGGGGCCCTATTCGGCGGTCGATGTCTCCCATCGCAATATCGCGATCATGGTCGACGGGCCGGGCGCTGCAGCAACGCTGAACGCGGCCTGCCCGCTCGATCTGAGGCTCGAGAGATTCCCGGTCGGCAAGGTCGCGCGCACGGTGCTCGGCAAGGCGGAGATTGTTTTGTTCCGCAAGGAAGAGCAGACCTTCCGCGTTGAATGCTGGCGCTCGTTCGCACCCTATGTGTTCGGACTGCTCGATCAGGGGGCGAAGGACGCGGCCTATTGA
- a CDS encoding alpha-D-glucose phosphate-specific phosphoglucomutase, which yields MSVTIPTTPFNDQKPGTSGLRKKVPVFTQPHYAENFIQAIFDSIGDFKGKTLVIGGDGRYLNREVIQTTIKMAAANGFGKVMVGQGGILSTPAASNMIRKYQAFGGIILSASHNPGGPNEDFGIKYNTANGGPAPEKITDAIYERTKLIDRYRISEADDVSLDAIGTSKVDDMEVEVFDPVADYAELMEQLFDFDAIRSHIASGFRISFDAMSAVTGPYAKEILENRLGAPEGSVLNFEPLEDFGGHHPDPNLVHAKALYDAVMSDGGPDFGAASDGDGDRNMVVGHGVFITPSDSLAILAANAHLAPAYKGGLAGIARSMPTSQAADRVAEKLGIDCYETPTGWKFFGNLLDASKATLCGEESFGTGSNHVREKDGLWAVLLWLNILAVRGESALEIVRKHWAEYGRNYYSRHDYEGIETEAANGLMDALRGKLETLPGTTFRDLTVAEADDFAYHDPVDGSISRKQGIRILFENGSRVVFRLSGTGTSGATLRVYLEHYEPDPTRHEEETQETLADLIAYAEHVAEIAKRTGRTAPTVIT from the coding sequence ATGAGCGTGACAATTCCGACCACTCCCTTCAACGACCAGAAGCCCGGCACATCGGGCCTGCGCAAGAAGGTGCCGGTCTTCACCCAGCCGCATTACGCGGAAAATTTCATCCAGGCGATCTTCGATTCCATCGGCGACTTCAAGGGCAAGACCCTGGTGATCGGCGGCGACGGCCGTTATCTCAACCGCGAGGTGATCCAGACCACGATCAAGATGGCCGCCGCCAACGGCTTCGGCAAGGTGATGGTCGGCCAGGGCGGCATTCTGTCGACGCCGGCGGCTTCCAACATGATCCGCAAATACCAGGCCTTCGGCGGCATCATCCTTTCGGCGAGCCACAATCCGGGCGGGCCGAACGAGGATTTCGGCATCAAGTACAATACCGCCAATGGCGGCCCGGCGCCGGAAAAGATCACCGATGCGATCTATGAACGCACCAAGCTGATCGACCGCTACCGGATTTCCGAGGCCGACGACGTTTCGCTCGACGCGATCGGCACCTCGAAGGTGGACGACATGGAGGTCGAGGTGTTCGACCCCGTCGCCGACTATGCCGAACTGATGGAGCAGCTTTTCGATTTCGACGCGATCCGCTCCCATATCGCCTCCGGTTTCCGGATTTCGTTCGACGCGATGAGCGCCGTGACCGGCCCCTATGCCAAGGAAATCCTCGAAAACCGCCTTGGCGCTCCGGAAGGTTCGGTGCTGAATTTCGAGCCGCTGGAAGATTTCGGCGGCCATCACCCTGACCCCAACCTTGTCCACGCCAAGGCCCTGTATGATGCGGTCATGAGTGATGGCGGACCGGATTTTGGCGCGGCATCGGATGGCGACGGCGACCGCAACATGGTGGTCGGCCACGGCGTGTTCATCACGCCGTCTGACAGTCTCGCCATTCTCGCGGCCAATGCGCATTTGGCGCCGGCCTACAAGGGCGGCCTTGCCGGCATCGCCCGCTCGATGCCGACCAGCCAGGCGGCCGACCGCGTGGCGGAAAAGCTCGGCATCGACTGCTACGAGACGCCGACCGGCTGGAAATTCTTCGGCAACCTGCTCGACGCCAGCAAGGCGACGCTCTGCGGCGAGGAAAGTTTTGGTACAGGCTCGAACCACGTACGCGAAAAGGACGGGCTGTGGGCCGTGCTGCTCTGGCTCAACATTCTGGCGGTGCGCGGCGAGAGCGCCCTCGAAATCGTCAGGAAGCACTGGGCCGAATATGGCCGCAACTATTATTCGCGCCATGATTACGAGGGGATCGAAACGGAAGCCGCAAATGGCCTGATGGACGCCCTGCGCGGAAAGCTCGAGACCCTGCCCGGCACGACCTTCCGCGACCTCACCGTGGCCGAGGCCGACGACTTCGCCTATCACGATCCGGTCGACGGCTCGATATCGAGGAAGCAGGGCATCCGCATCCTGTTCGAAAACGGCTCACGCGTGGTCTTCCGCCTGTCCGGGACCGGCACATCCGGCGCGACGCTTCGGGTCTATCTCGAGCATTATGAGCCCGACCCGACGCGCCACGAAGAGGAAACCCAGGAAACGCTCGCCGACCTGATCGCCTATGCCGAGCATGTCGCCGAGATCGCCAAACGCACGGGCCGCACCGCCCCGACCGTGATCACCTGA
- the glgX gene encoding glycogen debranching protein GlgX yields MSEPLKKPGVRVLDRGVEFSVYSENATGMELCLFDKAGAQTAKLPMAHAGGNLFRLMVDGIKPGQRYGYRAFGEWDPMNGLWFDPAKLLTDPYAREIDRPYRYDPDLSEFGVDTADMVPKSIVVADSAEDIGHVDFPDGGLIYEAGVRALTMLHPDVPKPIRGTVAALAHPAVIDHLKKLGVDAIELLPVTAWMDERHLQPLGLTNAWGYNPVTFMALEPRICPGGIAELRGAVKALHEAGIGVILDLVFNHSGESDQFGGVVSFRGLDNATYYRLAHDDPSVLINDTGCGNTIACDHPMVRCYIVDSLRHFVTEAGIDGFRFDLAPVLGRRYEGFDPDSETLHAILNDPVLKDRTMIAEPWDIGPGGYHLGNFPPPFLEWNDVTRDDIRKFWRGDPSMTGQLADALSGSSHIFSTNGQGSTRSVNFIAAHDGFSLYDLTAYVHKHNAENGEHNRDGHDENYSWNNGVEGETDNELVNNRRRQDLRALLATLFVSRGAIMLKAGDEGGCSQKGNNNAYCQDNEITWLDWAHMDGELVAHTAELSALRKRFAVFSQTDFFTDDDVLWLRPDGKVMDVADWECPECQCLSMVLATTETTTGHPTRLAVLINRGLEEAVFLLPEAHEDGWHSLAGQSQGAVEIALAPRSVSLYAERLNEGETH; encoded by the coding sequence ATGTCCGAGCCTTTGAAAAAGCCCGGCGTCCGCGTTCTGGACCGGGGCGTGGAATTTTCCGTCTATTCGGAAAACGCCACCGGCATGGAATTATGCCTGTTCGACAAGGCCGGCGCGCAGACCGCGAAACTGCCGATGGCGCATGCGGGCGGCAATCTGTTCCGCCTCATGGTGGACGGGATCAAGCCCGGACAGCGCTACGGCTACCGCGCTTTCGGCGAATGGGACCCGATGAACGGCTTGTGGTTCGACCCGGCCAAGCTGCTTACCGACCCCTATGCCCGCGAGATCGACCGGCCCTACCGGTATGACCCGGATCTCAGTGAATTCGGCGTCGACACCGCCGACATGGTGCCGAAAAGCATCGTCGTCGCCGACAGCGCGGAAGACATTGGACATGTGGATTTTCCCGATGGCGGGCTGATCTACGAGGCGGGCGTGCGCGCGCTCACCATGCTCCATCCCGACGTGCCGAAGCCGATCCGCGGCACCGTGGCGGCGCTTGCTCATCCGGCGGTGATCGACCACCTGAAGAAGCTCGGCGTCGACGCCATCGAGCTTCTGCCGGTGACCGCCTGGATGGATGAGCGGCATTTGCAACCGCTCGGGCTCACCAATGCCTGGGGCTACAATCCCGTCACCTTCATGGCGCTGGAGCCGCGTATCTGCCCGGGCGGGATTGCCGAACTCCGGGGTGCGGTAAAGGCTCTCCACGAGGCCGGCATCGGCGTCATCCTCGATCTGGTCTTCAACCACAGCGGCGAAAGCGATCAGTTCGGCGGGGTTGTGAGCTTTCGCGGGCTCGACAACGCGACCTACTACCGTCTCGCCCATGACGACCCTTCCGTTCTGATCAACGACACCGGCTGCGGCAACACCATTGCCTGCGACCATCCCATGGTGCGCTGCTATATCGTCGACAGCCTCCGCCATTTCGTGACAGAGGCCGGCATTGACGGCTTCCGCTTCGATCTGGCGCCGGTGCTGGGACGCCGCTATGAGGGCTTCGATCCCGATTCCGAAACGCTTCACGCGATCCTCAACGACCCGGTTCTGAAAGACCGGACGATGATTGCGGAACCATGGGATATCGGCCCCGGCGGCTATCACCTCGGCAATTTCCCGCCGCCCTTTCTGGAATGGAACGACGTCACGCGCGACGACATCCGCAAGTTCTGGCGCGGCGACCCGTCCATGACCGGCCAACTCGCCGACGCGCTGTCCGGCTCCTCGCACATCTTTTCGACAAACGGCCAGGGCAGTACGCGCTCGGTTAATTTCATCGCCGCCCATGACGGCTTCTCGCTTTATGACCTGACGGCCTATGTGCACAAGCACAACGCCGAAAACGGCGAGCACAACCGCGATGGTCACGACGAGAACTATTCGTGGAACAACGGCGTCGAGGGCGAGACCGACAACGAACTGGTCAACAACAGGCGCCGGCAGGATCTGCGCGCCCTTCTCGCCACGCTGTTCGTCAGCCGCGGCGCGATCATGCTGAAGGCCGGCGACGAGGGCGGCTGCAGCCAGAAGGGCAACAACAACGCCTATTGCCAGGACAACGAGATCACCTGGCTCGACTGGGCGCATATGGACGGTGAACTGGTAGCCCACACCGCCGAGCTTTCGGCGCTGCGCAAGCGCTTCGCCGTGTTCTCACAAACGGATTTCTTCACCGACGACGATGTCCTGTGGCTCAGGCCCGATGGCAAGGTCATGGACGTCGCCGACTGGGAGTGCCCGGAATGCCAGTGCCTCAGCATGGTGCTTGCCACCACCGAGACCACGACCGGCCATCCCACGCGCCTTGCCGTGCTCATCAACCGGGGCCTTGAGGAAGCCGTGTTCCTGCTGCCCGAGGCCCATGAGGACGGCTGGCACAGCCTTGCCGGCCAAAGCCAAGGCGCCGTCGAGATCGCGCTTGCGCCCCGCTCGGTATCGCTCTATGCCGAGAGACTGAACGAAGGAGAGACGCATTGA
- a CDS encoding DUF2332 domain-containing protein, whose protein sequence is MSACPAFVLGFESQADACDELGSPFTARLCRLAAERLSGMGGPVPSLIMTWPEDRIRPDALALRFCGALHALKRRGHGPLSAVYPPAKISDDALWQGVAKAMAEETSFITQRMQSAPQTNEVRRSAALFPAFALIATRFPGKDLALSEIGASAGLNLMWDRYAYLLGDRHVPSATGEAPFEIAPDWTGPLPPDAAITVSERAGCDLNPLNASNSDDCERLLSYIWADQADRLERTEKALALARATGVSVEKADAVEWLRERLAVSRPGKVHIVYHTIAWQYLPFAARAEGERLLAEAGARADDNAPLCRLQMEADEDKQGAGLTLAIWPGGEMLKLGRADFHGRWIDWRGPAQ, encoded by the coding sequence ATGTCGGCGTGCCCGGCCTTCGTACTCGGTTTCGAAAGCCAGGCCGACGCCTGCGATGAACTCGGTTCGCCATTTACCGCAAGGCTCTGCAGACTGGCGGCGGAGCGGCTCTCAGGCATGGGCGGTCCCGTCCCGTCGCTGATCATGACATGGCCGGAAGACCGCATCCGCCCCGATGCGCTGGCACTGCGCTTCTGCGGCGCGCTGCACGCCCTGAAGCGACGCGGCCATGGCCCGCTTTCCGCTGTCTATCCCCCGGCAAAGATATCCGATGACGCGCTCTGGCAAGGCGTCGCAAAGGCAATGGCGGAAGAAACGTCATTCATCACGCAGCGGATGCAATCGGCCCCGCAGACCAATGAAGTTCGCCGCTCGGCCGCCCTGTTTCCGGCCTTTGCGCTGATCGCCACCCGCTTTCCCGGCAAGGACCTCGCGCTGTCCGAAATCGGCGCATCGGCCGGTCTGAACCTGATGTGGGACCGCTATGCCTACCTTCTGGGAGACCGGCATGTCCCGTCAGCCACCGGCGAAGCACCGTTCGAAATCGCGCCCGACTGGACCGGGCCGCTGCCGCCGGATGCGGCAATCACGGTCAGCGAACGCGCCGGCTGCGACCTCAACCCGCTCAACGCTTCAAACAGCGATGATTGCGAGCGGTTGCTCTCCTATATCTGGGCCGATCAGGCCGACCGGCTGGAGCGCACCGAAAAGGCTTTGGCGCTCGCCCGCGCGACCGGCGTCAGTGTTGAGAAGGCGGACGCCGTTGAATGGCTGCGGGAGCGGCTTGCGGTTTCCCGCCCGGGCAAGGTGCACATCGTCTACCACACCATAGCCTGGCAATATCTGCCGTTCGCGGCGCGCGCGGAGGGCGAGCGACTGCTGGCCGAGGCGGGCGCGCGTGCTGACGATAACGCCCCGCTCTGCCGTCTTCAGATGGAGGCCGACGAAGACAAGCAGGGCGCGGGATTGACGCTTGCGATCTGGCCCGGCGGCGAAATGTTGAAACTCGGGCGCGCCGATTTCCATGGTCGATGGATCGACTGGCGCGGCCCGGCTCAATAG